The Prevotella sp. E9-3 genome has a window encoding:
- a CDS encoding DNA cytosine methyltransferase encodes MPKIVTSLFSGCGGLDLGFTGGFHFLGRDYERLNTEIVFANDFDADAQSCYNNNPLLVEDGAECLLADIRNVNADDIPDFDILLAGFPCQPFSNAGNRKGVNDVNGRGTLFEECERIIRAKIANGHRPQAFVFENVRGILSSKMPDGITTVPQEISNRMHDMGYEMSMQLVCASDYGVPQQRYRVLIIGIDRELGIGAFDFHMMEQVVRQHHIPSKSFGRDEELLLGSILQGVHEVQDDVVWNYSETTQRSVDLIGGCRHGMQAFDYFVPGFHKEDLPEIVFEGRSWKDIPYELLSPRFKKIADDPKRYHAPKFFRRFAFGEINGTITASAQPENCGITHPVENRRYSVRECARIQSFPDNYHFGNIPLQSQYKVIGNAVPPVLGWVIARALLNFLPE; translated from the coding sequence ATGCCAAAGATTGTTACATCACTCTTCTCTGGCTGTGGAGGATTAGATTTAGGCTTCACAGGTGGATTCCATTTTTTAGGAAGGGACTACGAGAGGTTAAATACAGAGATTGTCTTTGCAAATGATTTTGATGCAGATGCTCAGTCATGTTATAACAACAATCCTTTACTAGTCGAAGATGGAGCAGAATGTTTGTTAGCAGACATAAGGAATGTGAACGCAGATGACATTCCCGATTTTGACATTCTCTTAGCTGGCTTCCCCTGCCAGCCATTCTCTAATGCAGGCAATCGTAAAGGTGTCAATGATGTTAATGGCCGCGGAACCTTATTTGAAGAGTGTGAGCGCATAATTAGGGCAAAAATTGCAAATGGACATCGTCCGCAAGCATTTGTATTCGAGAATGTAAGAGGCATCCTTTCTTCCAAAATGCCAGATGGAATCACGACAGTTCCACAGGAAATCTCGAACAGGATGCATGATATGGGATATGAAATGAGTATGCAACTTGTTTGTGCGAGTGATTATGGTGTTCCTCAGCAACGATACAGGGTTCTAATCATTGGTATTGATAGAGAACTTGGTATTGGTGCATTTGATTTCCACATGATGGAACAGGTTGTTCGTCAACACCATATACCTTCTAAAAGTTTCGGTAGAGACGAAGAACTATTGCTTGGAAGTATTCTTCAGGGCGTTCACGAGGTTCAGGATGACGTTGTTTGGAACTATAGCGAGACAACCCAACGTTCTGTAGACTTGATTGGGGGGTGCCGTCATGGAATGCAAGCCTTCGATTATTTCGTTCCAGGCTTTCACAAGGAGGATTTGCCAGAAATAGTGTTTGAGGGACGTTCATGGAAAGACATACCATACGAGTTGTTATCACCGAGATTCAAGAAGATTGCAGATGATCCCAAACGCTATCACGCACCAAAATTCTTCAGACGTTTTGCATTTGGTGAGATAAATGGCACTATAACAGCTTCTGCTCAGCCTGAGAATTGCGGAATTACACATCCTGTCGAAAATCGCAGATACTCCGTCAGAGAGTGCGCACGTATTCAATCGTTTCCTGATAATTACCACTTTGGAAACATTCCTCTTCAATCACAATACAAGGTTATTGGAAATGCTGTTCCTCCTGTGTTGGGTTGGGTTATCGCAAGAGCATTGTTGAACTTTTTACCAGAATAA
- a CDS encoding Vat family streptogramin A O-acetyltransferase: MEINNRPNPNEAFPNPKIPSLCFIKNVVKNPRIIIGDYTYYDDVDGADQFEKHVTHFYDFIGDRLIIGKFCAIAKGVEFVMNGANHRMDGVTTYPFYVIGGDWGSAIAPVKDELPLKGDTVVGNDVWIGQHVTIMPGVHIGDGAIIGANSVVASDIPPYAVAVGNPCRVVRMRFDDEFIAFLLQLKWWDWDIEKIERNFKALSSGDLSLIRNL; the protein is encoded by the coding sequence ATGGAAATCAATAATAGACCCAACCCCAATGAGGCTTTTCCGAATCCGAAGATTCCAAGCCTCTGCTTCATCAAGAACGTGGTGAAGAACCCGCGTATCATCATCGGCGACTATACCTACTACGATGATGTGGATGGTGCTGACCAGTTCGAGAAGCATGTCACTCATTTCTACGACTTCATAGGTGACCGGCTGATTATTGGCAAATTCTGCGCTATTGCCAAGGGTGTGGAGTTTGTCATGAATGGAGCCAATCATAGGATGGACGGTGTGACAACCTATCCGTTTTATGTCATTGGTGGCGACTGGGGAAGTGCCATTGCTCCAGTGAAAGATGAATTGCCTCTGAAGGGTGATACCGTTGTGGGCAATGATGTCTGGATTGGCCAGCATGTTACCATCATGCCAGGCGTTCACATAGGTGACGGAGCAATTATCGGAGCCAACTCTGTTGTTGCCTCAGACATTCCTCCATACGCTGTTGCCGTGGGAAATCCCTGCCGAGTGGTCAGGATGCGTTTTGATGACGAATTCATCGCCTTTCTGCTGCAACTGAAATGGTGGGATTGGGACATCGAGAAGATAGAACGCAATTTCAAAGCCTTGTCAAGTGGTGATTTATCATTGATCAGAAACCTATAA
- a CDS encoding DUF1349 domain-containing protein — MKKQLFSFLCAGLMLTACGQQNKQVTTMDFVDNVKVALSDSGHINLDSLQWTREPAACEIKNDTIRITTAPKTDLWQRTYYHFQNDNAPVLQMKTREKFFSFVVKTDFTESHHRFDQCGIVMYLDSENWLKGSVEYENEEFQHLGSVATNNGYSDWATTAIPADVKTMWYRFSRREDDYCIECSADGEKFSQMRICHMYAGADEISFGIYACSPEESSFTAVFSNMKITECAWKAHDGQQPDKK; from the coding sequence ATGAAAAAGCAACTATTCTCATTTCTCTGCGCTGGTCTCATGCTCACGGCATGCGGACAGCAGAACAAACAAGTAACGACTATGGATTTCGTAGACAACGTAAAGGTGGCACTCTCTGACAGCGGCCACATCAATCTGGACAGCCTCCAGTGGACGCGGGAGCCTGCCGCATGTGAAATCAAGAATGATACCATTCGCATCACCACCGCTCCGAAGACCGACCTCTGGCAGCGCACCTACTATCACTTCCAGAACGACAATGCCCCCGTGCTTCAGATGAAGACGCGCGAGAAGTTTTTCAGCTTCGTGGTGAAGACTGACTTCACGGAGAGTCATCACCGCTTCGACCAATGTGGTATCGTGATGTATCTCGATAGCGAGAACTGGCTGAAGGGCTCGGTGGAATACGAGAACGAGGAGTTTCAGCATCTGGGCAGCGTAGCCACCAACAATGGCTACTCCGACTGGGCCACTACGGCCATTCCTGCCGATGTGAAGACCATGTGGTACCGCTTCTCGCGCCGCGAAGATGACTACTGCATCGAGTGCTCCGCCGACGGCGAGAAGTTCAGCCAGATGCGCATCTGCCACATGTATGCCGGTGCCGACGAGATCAGTTTTGGCATCTATGCCTGTTCGCCCGAGGAATCATCCTTCACGGCTGTATTCTCCAACATGAAGATTACCGAGTGCGCCTGGAAGGCCCACGACGGCCAGCAGCCAGATAAGAAATAG
- a CDS encoding C10 family peptidase: MRLIFIFKLLCLIMILGHSSAMAKASHDVCADSVNAEVKEYAEEEECARQWLLKQFSEQGVQNNNLSLVMKHKDEGFLYFEDSRNNCFCIVANKELWPLLYGPVLAYSTENALRLGPTQFLGVNYTNLVKPFRDQIAALKNNSATPRPAVQPLYLPKNSEVQPMLAWNRWNQGDPYNIYSPTKNDRKMIIGCVPTAVAMVMSYYQWPERGDGLCYYKVDDKTIATIDFSKCAPLWKSYKSYYAPKDSLDEVVQNLSKLMVFIGLSVNASFSDHGTTASLSNIKRTLCNHLGYSGHATFYKDITDDQIEALLYKELDESRPCIVSLHGHAFVCDGYKDGFFHYNLGWAGHYNGYYRLRIGDYQKPENGETLTLVKSMVCGIEPQRSDSSTVREIKMKKAGTLEELLTDAEKENITKLTIKGPINARDIKLLRKMAGAHDEFSIDGWRGGALRKLDLREAKIKTSKTPYYTRPASGTYYRTVNNRKYSFDFSKLTKSEWLTFNEKIGYSLEDMKITRTDDDKYFQNYYCQDYTIGQYMFTNCSSLISLVLPVNIERVNRYAFQGCTSLKSIVFPPSTEVIESDPFRGCISLEEVLIPRYARVREDHFCDHCSPIFRAVKRY, encoded by the coding sequence ATGAGACTGATCTTTATCTTCAAACTGTTATGCCTGATCATGATTCTTGGCCATTCTTCGGCGATGGCTAAGGCGTCACACGATGTTTGCGCAGACTCAGTAAATGCAGAAGTAAAAGAATATGCAGAGGAGGAAGAGTGTGCCCGACAGTGGCTGCTGAAACAATTCTCCGAGCAAGGAGTGCAAAATAATAACCTGTCTTTAGTAATGAAACACAAGGATGAAGGCTTCTTGTATTTTGAGGATTCCAGGAACAACTGCTTCTGTATTGTTGCCAACAAGGAACTCTGGCCCTTGCTCTATGGCCCAGTCCTGGCATACAGCACAGAAAATGCCTTACGCCTAGGCCCAACCCAGTTTCTCGGCGTCAACTATACGAATCTGGTGAAACCATTCAGAGATCAGATAGCTGCCTTGAAAAACAATTCCGCAACCCCAAGACCTGCTGTTCAGCCCTTATATCTGCCTAAAAACAGCGAAGTTCAGCCAATGCTCGCCTGGAACAGATGGAACCAGGGTGATCCATACAATATATATTCACCAACCAAAAACGACAGAAAAATGATCATTGGCTGCGTGCCTACTGCCGTAGCTATGGTAATGAGCTACTATCAATGGCCGGAAAGAGGCGATGGCCTTTGCTACTATAAGGTGGACGACAAGACAATAGCTACCATCGATTTTTCAAAATGTGCGCCCCTGTGGAAATCCTATAAGAGCTATTATGCCCCGAAAGACTCTCTTGACGAAGTGGTCCAGAATCTGTCAAAACTAATGGTCTTTATCGGACTTTCTGTCAATGCATCATTCTCTGACCATGGGACAACCGCTTCCTTGAGCAATATAAAACGCACCCTGTGCAATCATCTGGGCTATTCAGGACATGCTACGTTCTACAAAGATATCACCGATGATCAGATAGAAGCCCTCTTATATAAAGAGCTGGATGAAAGCCGCCCCTGTATCGTTTCCCTCCATGGCCATGCATTTGTCTGTGATGGCTATAAAGACGGATTCTTTCACTATAATCTTGGATGGGCAGGCCACTACAACGGCTACTACAGACTGAGAATCGGAGACTACCAGAAGCCCGAAAACGGAGAAACCCTAACCCTTGTCAAATCGATGGTCTGCGGTATCGAGCCCCAACGGAGTGACAGCTCCACTGTCCGTGAGATAAAGATGAAAAAGGCAGGAACCCTTGAAGAGCTGCTGACGGATGCTGAAAAGGAAAACATAACCAAACTAACGATAAAAGGCCCGATAAACGCCAGAGACATAAAACTCCTGAGAAAAATGGCCGGAGCCCATGACGAGTTCTCCATTGACGGATGGCGAGGCGGTGCCTTGCGGAAACTTGACCTCAGAGAAGCGAAGATAAAAACCAGCAAAACCCCTTACTATACCAGGCCCGCTTCTGGAACATATTATCGCACTGTCAACAACCGGAAATACAGTTTTGACTTTTCAAAATTGACCAAGAGTGAATGGCTAACCTTCAACGAAAAGATTGGTTACAGCTTAGAGGACATGAAGATAACCCGGACAGACGACGACAAATACTTCCAGAATTATTACTGTCAGGATTATACCATCGGGCAATATATGTTTACCAATTGCTCTTCGCTAATAAGTCTCGTACTTCCTGTCAACATTGAGAGGGTTAACCGCTATGCTTTCCAGGGTTGCACTTCCTTAAAAAGCATCGTCTTTCCCCCGTCAACAGAGGTTATTGAATCGGACCCGTTCCGTGGATGCATTTCCCTGGAAGAGGTACTCATTCCTCGTTATGCCAGGGTTAGGGAAGACCATTTCTGCGACCACTGTTCCCCCATATTCCGTGCTGTAAAAAGATACTGA
- a CDS encoding type II toxin-antitoxin system antitoxin SocA domain-containing protein, with translation MQSPFTGGHATLRHELSELTFRKEKFQYVHQFYECDETKERFTTTALDEVNVGQVYNQYRAKYGIPFPDEIKRIRQRFGLSASKMSQILGFGDNQYRLYENGDMPSEANGKILMSIQNPHIFESFVANARNQFEKNEFSKILNKVKSVKTDTNDAFIKEYVFNGSRRDIFNGYATQSVSKLKNIILFYIEKYHGVFFTMMNKLLFYTDFYSYKMTSKGMSGLAYKAIQRGPVPIRWDRIYSFYDDVQQEIVHFESGAEGTKLTSTLSPDLSEFSDEELKILESIYQRFKTENATKLSDISHNEDAWQKYVDSGQMINYDMAFTLKAI, from the coding sequence ATGCAAAGTCCATTTACAGGAGGTCATGCAACCCTCCGCCACGAATTATCAGAACTGACGTTCCGTAAAGAGAAATTTCAGTACGTACACCAGTTTTATGAGTGTGATGAGACCAAAGAGCGCTTCACTACTACAGCATTAGACGAAGTCAATGTTGGTCAGGTATATAATCAGTATCGGGCCAAATACGGCATTCCTTTCCCTGACGAAATCAAGCGTATTCGTCAGCGCTTTGGCCTGTCAGCTTCTAAGATGTCGCAGATTCTTGGATTTGGTGACAACCAGTATCGTTTATACGAAAATGGTGATATGCCCAGCGAGGCTAATGGTAAGATTTTAATGTCCATTCAGAATCCGCACATCTTTGAGAGTTTTGTAGCCAACGCCAGAAATCAATTTGAGAAAAACGAATTTTCCAAGATACTCAATAAGGTGAAATCGGTCAAAACAGATACCAATGATGCATTCATCAAAGAATATGTCTTCAATGGAAGTCGAAGGGATATTTTCAATGGCTATGCCACCCAGTCTGTCAGCAAACTGAAGAACATCATCCTTTTCTACATAGAGAAATATCATGGTGTATTCTTCACGATGATGAACAAACTGCTGTTCTACACAGATTTCTATAGTTATAAGATGACCAGCAAGGGAATGAGCGGTTTGGCTTATAAAGCCATTCAGAGAGGCCCTGTACCCATTAGATGGGACAGGATTTATAGTTTCTACGATGATGTACAGCAAGAGATTGTGCATTTTGAATCTGGAGCCGAGGGAACTAAACTGACTTCTACACTTTCTCCAGACCTTTCAGAATTCTCAGACGAAGAACTCAAGATTCTTGAATCTATCTATCAGCGTTTCAAGACAGAGAACGCCACTAAGCTTTCGGACATCAGTCACAACGAAGATGCATGGCAAAAGTATGTTGACAGCGGACAGATGATTAATTATGATATGGCATTCACATTAAAAGCAATATAA
- a CDS encoding toxin, producing MATKEEVQRFLNQMKEKIKVFGIIYRDDRGKNTQTLIDLEITPKYRDSVIINIEVEDYSEGPVIDTLNQCGEMWIFGKDVKGQEVYIKITLGKGSSALCISFHIAEHPMNYPFK from the coding sequence ATGGCTACAAAAGAAGAAGTACAACGTTTCCTGAATCAAATGAAGGAAAAGATCAAAGTCTTCGGAATTATATATAGAGATGACAGGGGAAAAAACACTCAGACACTGATTGATCTGGAAATTACACCTAAGTATCGAGACTCTGTTATTATCAATATAGAAGTCGAGGACTACTCTGAAGGACCTGTCATAGACACACTCAATCAATGTGGAGAGATGTGGATCTTTGGAAAAGACGTTAAAGGACAGGAAGTTTACATTAAGATTACATTGGGTAAGGGATCTAGTGCATTATGCATTTCTTTCCACATTGCAGAACATCCGATGAATTATCCATTTAAATAA
- a CDS encoding S41 family peptidase: protein MKQTLIAWLLVMLPSAMVAQEMKNHNLEVGKNLDIFNTVYRNLDLFYVDTLNPEKTITAAINGMVRSLDPYTEYYPESETKNLKQMITGKYAGIGAMIKYHSGYKRIVIDEPYAGMPAAEAGLKKGDIILSIDDSVMTDKNTQYVSSHLRGDAGTSFILKVLRPEPGQKVNTKKPKGQEMKFKITRRNIKLPEMPWYGMLENGNIGYISLNQFTEGCSRDVRRALIELKQQGATSLVFDLRGNGGGSEMEAVDIVSLWVPKEQLVVENRGKVRQANRSYKTRLEPIDTIMPIVVLVNGETASASEITAGALQDLDRAVIVGTRTFGKGLVQVPLDLPYNTNVKITTSKYYIPSGRCIQAINYKKRREEGRAENSLYGARVPDSLAQVFHTRAGREMRDGGGIKPDIEIKADSLPNIVYYLSVGGLDSTEVMFDYVVDYIATHPTIGDDPLSFHLTEQDYADFRQRVIDSGFTYDPVSRKQFDELVKTAKFEGYYEEARDAFDALSAKLRHDVASDLDKHRSTIIQMLELDIISAYHYQAGALRAGLTYDNQLRKATELLNNQEEYKKLLTPQQK, encoded by the coding sequence ATGAAACAAACACTCATTGCGTGGCTGTTGGTTATGCTCCCATCAGCCATGGTGGCACAGGAAATGAAGAATCACAACCTGGAGGTTGGGAAAAATCTGGATATATTTAATACGGTGTATCGCAATCTGGACCTTTTCTATGTCGATACGCTGAACCCCGAAAAGACTATCACAGCCGCCATCAACGGAATGGTTCGCTCACTGGATCCTTACACTGAATACTATCCTGAGAGTGAGACCAAGAACCTGAAGCAGATGATTACCGGCAAATATGCGGGCATCGGTGCCATGATCAAATATCATTCTGGCTACAAGCGCATTGTAATTGACGAACCTTACGCCGGCATGCCTGCCGCAGAGGCCGGACTGAAGAAAGGCGACATCATCCTTTCTATCGACGACTCGGTGATGACCGACAAGAATACTCAGTATGTCTCTTCACACCTGCGTGGCGACGCCGGTACCAGTTTTATACTGAAAGTGCTACGTCCTGAACCTGGGCAGAAGGTGAACACCAAGAAGCCTAAAGGACAGGAAATGAAGTTCAAGATTACCCGCCGCAACATCAAACTGCCTGAGATGCCGTGGTATGGTATGTTAGAGAACGGGAATATTGGTTATATCTCCCTAAATCAGTTTACAGAAGGATGCTCGCGCGATGTTCGCCGTGCCCTGATTGAACTGAAACAGCAAGGTGCCACATCACTGGTATTTGACTTGCGTGGCAATGGCGGCGGCTCGGAGATGGAGGCCGTAGATATTGTGAGTCTTTGGGTGCCGAAAGAGCAGCTGGTGGTGGAGAACCGCGGTAAGGTGCGCCAGGCCAACCGTTCCTACAAGACGCGCCTTGAACCTATTGACACCATCATGCCCATCGTGGTACTGGTGAATGGCGAGACGGCTTCGGCTAGCGAGATCACTGCTGGTGCATTGCAGGACTTGGACCGTGCGGTCATCGTAGGCACACGCACATTCGGAAAGGGACTGGTACAGGTTCCTTTGGACTTGCCCTACAACACGAACGTGAAGATTACCACCTCTAAATATTATATTCCCAGCGGCCGCTGTATTCAGGCCATCAACTACAAGAAGCGGAGGGAAGAAGGAAGAGCGGAGAACAGTCTGTATGGTGCCCGTGTGCCTGACTCACTGGCACAGGTGTTCCACACAAGAGCCGGAAGAGAGATGCGTGACGGCGGTGGCATCAAGCCCGATATTGAGATAAAGGCAGACTCGCTACCCAACATTGTCTATTACCTGTCGGTGGGCGGTTTGGATTCCACCGAAGTGATGTTCGACTACGTGGTGGATTATATTGCCACCCACCCCACCATCGGTGATGATCCCCTTTCGTTTCATCTCACCGAGCAGGACTATGCCGATTTCCGTCAGCGTGTGATAGACAGCGGTTTCACTTACGACCCCGTGAGTCGCAAGCAATTCGACGAATTGGTGAAGACGGCAAAGTTTGAGGGCTACTATGAAGAGGCCCGTGACGCTTTTGATGCCCTTTCAGCCAAGTTGCGTCACGATGTGGCCAGCGACCTTGACAAGCACCGCTCTACAATCATCCAGATGCTGGAGCTTGACATCATCTCGGCTTATCACTATCAGGCTGGCGCATTGCGTGCAGGTCTGACGTACGACAACCAACTGCGCAAGGCTACAGAACTGCTGAACAACCAGGAAGAATACAAAAAGTTGCTCACTCCGCAACAGAAATAA
- the dnaG gene encoding DNA primase, which produces MIDRATVDKIIESARIVDVVSEFVTLRKSGVNYKGLCPFHDDKNPSFMVSPAKNICHCFVCGKGGTPANFLMEHEQISYPDALRWLAKKYNIEIVEKELTDEERQEQSERESMFVVNEWAKDYFHRILKEDPDGSAIGKQYFYSRGIRDDIIEKFQLGFSLQQRDAMSSAAIKAGYKPEFLIKTGLCYQNDKPNTEDNDSQQEKSVPQLTDRYRGRVIFPWFNISGKVVAFGGRLLDSRTKGVAQKYVNSPESEIYHKERELYGIFQAKRAIVKEDRVFMVEGYTDVIAMHQAGIENVVANSGTALSTHQIHMLHRFTQNITLLYDGDEAGIHAAMRGTDMLLAEGMNIKVLLLPDGDDPDSFARKHSSEELKKYIEENQKDFIAFKSELTVENQTDPVKRSEGIAGIVKSISVIPEQILRDTYLTDFSHRIGMKEQTLIAEMNKFIRKDIEDKEKGNRAVPAVQREESNQQQEEVPSSALPQQGETGRAFSSPVSSPIETLLIREVVRHGEEIIFENIETEDGQFISFTVAEYIDFDLGQDELQFSSPLYNQILAEAVAHSKEQGFKAETYFCSHPDLEISQLATSLVIDRHQLGGRFIVQPKEDTLRQRVLHLVLDFRMAILEKRLKDIQLQMRQNSSDMKRIMELMKEYKDTQEMRNMIAKKLGNDLVV; this is translated from the coding sequence ATGATTGACAGAGCTACCGTTGACAAGATCATTGAATCGGCCCGTATCGTCGATGTGGTGAGCGAGTTCGTGACACTCCGCAAGAGTGGCGTGAACTACAAGGGACTGTGTCCTTTCCACGACGACAAGAACCCTTCGTTCATGGTGAGCCCTGCCAAGAACATCTGTCACTGCTTTGTGTGTGGAAAAGGCGGAACACCTGCCAACTTCCTGATGGAACACGAGCAGATTTCCTATCCGGACGCCCTGCGCTGGCTGGCTAAGAAATACAATATCGAGATTGTAGAAAAGGAGCTGACCGACGAGGAGCGACAGGAACAGAGTGAGCGTGAGTCTATGTTCGTGGTCAACGAATGGGCCAAAGACTATTTCCATCGCATTCTGAAAGAAGACCCGGACGGTTCAGCCATCGGCAAGCAGTATTTCTACAGCCGTGGCATTCGGGATGATATCATAGAGAAATTCCAACTGGGCTTTTCGCTTCAGCAGCGCGACGCCATGTCGTCAGCAGCTATCAAGGCTGGCTACAAGCCCGAATTTCTGATAAAGACCGGACTGTGCTATCAGAACGACAAGCCAAACACTGAGGACAATGACAGCCAACAGGAGAAGAGCGTTCCACAACTCACCGACCGCTATCGCGGACGTGTCATCTTCCCTTGGTTCAACATCAGCGGAAAAGTTGTAGCCTTTGGCGGACGACTGCTGGATTCGCGCACCAAGGGCGTGGCTCAGAAATATGTAAACTCCCCCGAGAGTGAGATTTACCATAAGGAGCGTGAACTCTACGGTATTTTCCAGGCCAAGCGGGCCATTGTCAAAGAAGACCGTGTGTTCATGGTGGAAGGATATACCGACGTGATTGCTATGCATCAGGCTGGTATAGAGAATGTGGTGGCCAACAGTGGAACAGCGCTTTCCACACATCAGATTCACATGCTGCACCGGTTCACCCAAAATATCACCCTACTCTATGATGGAGATGAGGCTGGTATCCATGCTGCCATGCGAGGTACCGACATGCTGTTGGCCGAGGGAATGAACATTAAGGTGCTACTGCTGCCTGACGGCGACGACCCCGACTCATTTGCACGCAAACATTCGTCGGAAGAGCTGAAGAAATATATTGAAGAGAACCAGAAAGACTTCATTGCCTTCAAGAGTGAGCTGACGGTAGAAAACCAGACCGACCCTGTGAAGCGAAGCGAAGGTATTGCAGGCATCGTAAAGAGTATCTCGGTGATTCCCGAACAGATACTGCGCGACACCTATCTTACTGATTTCTCGCATCGTATCGGCATGAAAGAGCAGACGCTCATTGCCGAAATGAACAAATTCATCCGCAAGGACATTGAAGACAAGGAGAAAGGCAACAGGGCTGTTCCAGCCGTGCAAAGGGAGGAGAGTAATCAACAACAAGAGGAAGTTCCTTCTTCTGCCCTTCCTCAACAGGGAGAAACAGGGAGAGCGTTTTCTTCTCCTGTATCATCGCCCATCGAGACTCTCCTGATACGCGAAGTGGTACGGCACGGAGAGGAGATTATCTTTGAGAATATTGAGACCGAAGACGGACAGTTCATCTCGTTCACAGTGGCCGAATATATTGACTTTGACCTCGGTCAGGATGAATTGCAATTCTCTTCACCCTTATACAACCAGATACTGGCTGAAGCTGTTGCCCACAGCAAGGAACAGGGATTCAAGGCCGAGACATACTTTTGCAGTCATCCGGATTTGGAAATCAGTCAACTGGCCACTTCTCTCGTCATTGACCGCCACCAGTTAGGCGGCCGCTTCATCGTTCAACCGAAAGAGGATACGCTTCGCCAACGCGTGCTTCACCTGGTTCTGGACTTCCGCATGGCTATTCTTGAGAAACGCCTGAAAGACATCCAACTACAGATGCGCCAAAACAGCAGCGACATGAAACGCATCATGGAACTGATGAAAGAATACAAGGACACTCAGGAAATGCGCAATATGATTGCCAAGAAACTGGGCAACGACCTCGTGGTATAA
- a CDS encoding 6-carboxytetrahydropterin synthase: protein MYYVEKRIEISACHQLSLNYESKCTRLHGHNWIITIYCKARELDSNGMVVDFSEIKRLIKQPLDHQNLNEVLPFNPTAENIARWCTEQVPQCYKAVVQESEGNVAAYEREE, encoded by the coding sequence ATGTATTACGTCGAAAAGCGAATTGAAATTTCTGCCTGTCACCAACTCTCACTCAACTATGAGAGCAAGTGCACACGGCTCCACGGACACAACTGGATTATCACCATCTACTGCAAGGCCCGCGAATTGGACAGCAACGGAATGGTGGTGGACTTCTCTGAGATCAAGCGCCTCATCAAACAGCCCCTTGACCATCAGAACCTGAACGAGGTGTTGCCTTTCAATCCCACAGCCGAGAATATTGCCCGCTGGTGTACGGAACAGGTTCCACAATGCTACAAGGCCGTGGTCCAGGAGAGCGAAGGCAACGTGGCGGCCTATGAGAGGGAAGAGTGA
- a CDS encoding radical SAM protein, with amino-acid sequence MKSEEFATAMNGKCYRVNDIFYSLQGEGRNTGRAAAFVRFAGCNLRCSFCDTEFESYREMTGEEILQAISSFPSRFVVLTGGEPTLQVDEPFIDLLHQHGYEVAMESNGTRPAPTNLDWLTVSPKTQPKQLRCNELKLVFTSAEQVDTHGIEADYYYLQPCDTGDRQQNALLMKACVEYIEQHPMWRLSLQTHKMIDIK; translated from the coding sequence ATGAAGAGTGAAGAATTTGCTACCGCTATGAATGGAAAATGTTATCGGGTGAACGATATCTTCTACTCACTTCAGGGTGAAGGAAGAAATACCGGACGGGCTGCCGCTTTCGTGCGGTTTGCCGGTTGCAACCTGCGTTGCTCTTTCTGCGACACCGAGTTTGAGAGCTATCGTGAGATGACGGGCGAAGAGATTCTGCAGGCCATCAGTTCGTTTCCCTCTCGCTTCGTAGTGCTCACGGGTGGTGAACCTACATTGCAGGTTGACGAACCGTTTATAGACCTGCTTCACCAACATGGCTATGAAGTGGCAATGGAAAGCAACGGCACTCGCCCTGCTCCTACTAATCTCGACTGGCTGACCGTTTCGCCAAAGACACAACCCAAGCAATTGCGTTGCAACGAGCTCAAACTGGTATTCACCTCCGCTGAACAAGTAGATACTCACGGCATTGAGGCCGACTACTACTATCTTCAGCCTTGCGACACGGGTGACCGTCAGCAGAATGCTCTGCTCATGAAAGCCTGCGTAGAATATATTGAGCAGCACCCTATGTGGCGACTGTCGCTGCAAACACATAAAATGATAGACATCAAATAA